Below is a window of Pseudobdellovibrionaceae bacterium DNA.
ACCAAAGCCGATCTCATCAACTTGATTGCGGAAAAAGCGGGTATCACTCGTGTCAAAGCCGAGACCGTGGTCAACACCATCTTCGACTCGATGATCGAAGCGCTGATGCGCGACGACCGCATCGAGATCCGCGGCTTCGGCTCGTTCGTGAACCGTCAGTACGGCTCGTACAAAGGCCGC
It encodes the following:
- a CDS encoding integration host factor subunit beta, yielding MTKADLINLIAEKAGITRVKAETVVNTIFDSMIEALMRDDRIEIRGFGSFVNRQYGSYKGRNPRTGEVINVDEKKLPFFKVGKELKEEINGKD